The DNA region GGGATCTAATTGTTATTGCTCAACTTTTGAGATAGCAGAGGAAATGGTGAAACCAATGGAGCAGGAGAATCATGGGGATGAAACTTCAATGCTTGGAGAAACTATGAAGAGGTTGATGTTTGAACGCAAGTTCTCAGCTTCTCTTTATGCCTTCAATGGGATTCCAGAATGTTTAAGGCTGAAGCAATCAGGGCTGGTAGCAACTATAACAGAGAGGTCTGAACAATTATCCCACCACAGTAACCTCAGAAATAATGGTAATACTAGAGAAGATAAAATAGAAACTGAAGAAAATCTTCATATGGAGGTGCAAGAACAGGTTGGGAGCCGACAAAAGTCAATGGAAATAGGCcccccttctttttcttcttcatcatcttcctcctcctcatctttGATCACAGAAACTGGTGAACCGTATctttggagctcactcaatcTTCCTCCTATATGCTTTATATGAGAGAATGCTCCTCTATTCATTTAGAAGTCAATAGCATCTTAGGCTGGATTTATTAATCTGCATTATGCATCAAAGGGTACTGAAACAGTGTACTAATTTATTAAATCTGATTTTTAACATGATTGAGATACAAGGATTACGCATGGATtgctgtacgtacgtacgtagtttCATGTGTCTGCATGCAGCTTTGACAACATTCAAAACCATAGATTCACAAGGGAAGGAAGGGTAGGTACAAAAAACAGAAACGAGAAGGGAATATCCCCAGCTTTGCTGTTTGTTCTTTATAAGAACCATTTGAGAAAACATTTTCGGCAACATTTCAAATCCACCAGGATTCTGCTGAAGTAAAATTACAAAGAACAAGGACAAAAAACATCTACGGCTCCTAGAAAGACGTAATTATTATTAGGGAAATGCTTATTTAACCGATAATTTGCCGATAGTTTGATtgattctatttatttattttgctttaGTGATTGAGAAAGTGaatatattagtaaatttatgtattttttgtaaaaaaaaaaaaaaaattaaaagtgttaaaaaatatttaaaaaaaaaatactgcatCGGTTGATGATCGGTCCCAGTAgcattatcttattattatcaTGCCAAGAGAAGCATAAATTTCCATTGATGGTGCCATCAGAAAAGTTGAAAAGGAAATCAGTTTGGTGTAAAACGTTGCATCCATGAAATCCTCACGAAGAAGGAATCCCCCTTTCACCCTTTTACAAAGATCAAAGTGTCAAATGGTAAAGAGCATTGCACCAAAAGAAGAAGTTCCAAGAACAGTCTTTATTTTCaccaaaaaaaagaacagaatCTTTTAAATCACCATTTCtctcaaaaatttaaaagataatggaaaacagtattaattatttatattgtatataattagcAATATTTCTTATGGGTCAAACTCAACTCTCCCACCAACATCGATTCAGGCTTGGCTGCTGCATGTAGCGAGAGAATTTCTCTTTCAAAGCGTACAAATAATATGAGAAGCTGTAACACACCTCAATTACTTAAAAAgggaaatacaaaaaaattgctCACTTCGAGGGGAGCACCTCCAttgaagaaaggaagaagatgataaaagagagaaatagaatatTCAATAACTTTCTGGATAGATGAACCCCCTTCATGTCGAGAGGAAACTGACAAGTTCGTGAACAAATAGAACCAAGCAATATATCAAAGGGCCCCCTTCCTCTATCAAACGGCTCAAACACACCTCTCAGCGGCAATACATCAAGCACAAGAGGAGCGACAGAATTTTTACCTCTCAGATTTTCAACATTGATGGGTACGGTTGGAAGGGGCACCGCCACTGTCTCTTCCATCTCTACTgcactttcttcttcttcccgcgCAATTAGATCTTGCCACTCCATGAAGGATTGCTTGAAAACCTTGAAGATTCCATGGTATGGGTCAAGTAAATCCCGTCCCCCATCAAAGATATTAGAGGTGATGAGCTGTTGTTGCCTACTGTTCTCTCCTTGGTTGCTAGGTCCAGCTGATATTGCATTAATTTCTTTGTCCATATCTGACGCCAGGGAGGAAAATTCCTGCATCATAGCCTCCATTTGCCTCCTCATTGCTTGTATCTCCACTCTGATGGTGTGAAACTGGGATTCGGTATTTTGCATGTGGTTTTCAGTGGTTTTCTTGAAGGAATGAAAGTCTTCGTATAAATCTTGGAGGAGTATGCCTTCAGCCATTGAAAATGAGGGCAGTAAAGGGGCTGTGGATACCACTTGAATGGAGGTAGTATAGAGTGAAATGGAGGTAGATTGAATGGACGGAAACTATAATTTCTGCattgaattgaaaatataaCTGAGGGGAGATTCCTCCgcaaggaaaataaaagatcaAATCTCAGAATATTCTAGATAATTTCCCGATATAACTAGTAAACTAAAATACTATAGTGCCCTTATTACAACTGGGCCCAAGGCCGACGTAAGTATTCCACTAGGAAAGCAAAAATGAATAACTAAAGTAAATGAGTACTCATAACCCATGGCCCACCAGCTATCATGGATTCATGAGCCCAATGTTTATTTCCCTTCTCAGCCCCTTATCTGCTACAACTCCAGACTTGGGTTTCTCTTCTCCCCGATAGAACACAGATCCCTCTCATCACCTCTTCTGTCGGCGTGTAACAGAGGCACTCCAATGCCTCATCAAGAAGCTTCGAAACGCTAGGACAAAGATCTTCAGGGAATTGCAAGGTAAAAGATGGGCCAAAGTGCAGCCGAATTCAACCTGGGCATGAGCCGATTAATTTCTTCGGAGTCTAAAGTTAACCAAGTGAAACGAACTTGGATTTGGGCATGGCTAGATCGGCCCATGCCTTCATATTTAATTTACTGTGTAATTTTCGTCCAGTTTCCCTTCAACTTAGAAGGAATTCTGTACATGAACATTCAAAGCGTTGGAAAGATTATTCATATATCTAAGTTCTTCTGACCAAACTTTCTAGGGAAAGACAATCAGTCCAAGTGATGTGGGCATACAAAGAAAAAGATTAACTACTGAACCAACATGTTGCATTGACAAATAATTATCTGTTTTCACTTCCTTGCTTTCTgttttttattcataaaatgaGTTTATGTAACAAAAGTAACCAAGGTATACACATTCACGTCAACTGTTAAAAAACGGGCCCTTGTAAAGACCCATCTGCGGGAAGTTGAAGCAGCTCCCGAATCCCTTCACAAACCTGCATGCAATTAAATAAATTGATTGATTCTTATATgccagaagaaagaaaaaacaacaactTGTTCCTCGAGGGGAAACTAAATCATAAACTATCATCATAAATATGTCTTAATCATAAAGAATCTAAGATCCAAAGCATCAAGAACGCTACTCTGCCCTTGCTTcacattttttcttaatcactatgTATCAAATATTGCCTACTACTACACTTCTTATCTTCATTTTGTAActaatagaatttgaaagacCACACAAATAGAGAAAATGCATAAATGAAGAAACGAAAAGCCATTCTCATAAATGAACATACCAGCTTTATATGGGCTTTAATAGATGCAATTAAGCGAGTATACTCCTCTATTTGCCTGCATAATGGATTCCAGTATTATATTGCGTTCAAATGTAATTTACCCAAAATAGAAAAGAAGCTTAAATATACCAACCAAGCtattaggaaaaaataaaagaagtgaaagaaaatataCCCACCAAGCTATTAGCTTAAGTAGACTCCTCTAGTGTAATTGATGACATGTGGGACATTCAGTAAATGATGGACTACCATATTGGTGAAGACCGTAAACATCAAATTCTATTAAGGGTTGGAATGCATGTATCAGACTCAGTGAACCGTATGCATCCAACTCCTTTTGCCACCATTAATGTTAGAATCTCAAACTTAGTGGTGGTTGACAAAACTTGATGCATGCAAAAACAAATTTCCAGAACCAGACCAAAAAATTGAGGAGCATTTCTGTAGTAGGTTTAAAGTGTTACTTATATTGACACTGAATATAGCGACAACCAATAGACCTCAAGTAGTATGTTAGTCCTTTTCAAAATtagttaaaacaaataaacaaaccatGCATAAGGGTTTACAAGGAGGGAACAGAAACAAATTATACAAGcaccacttttttataaaatatatacagtATACCTAGCTAACTTTTCTTCCCTCAGTGATATGAAATTTAAAGCTTCAGACCAGGTGAACTCCACATGGAATCCAAGTCCAATATCCACAAATATGTGCCGTGTATCTGGCCTGTCAACATGTAGAAACCAGCcccaaaccaagaaaaacaaaagagcaGTATCAGGCTAAAAACAGCAGAAAATGTAGTTAGAAACTATTTAATCCACTCAAAACTGCCACAGCCATTTCAATGCAAAGTTTAGTTCAAAGTGATCGTCCTCATCCTAAAACAATACATAAATACTTATAATATCAAGGATAGAGTTTTGAAAGTGGCAATGTTCTCTCACACATTCACCCTCTccccaacacacacacaccaaaaaagaacaaaaataaaagactaaCTAATTATTTCATTTGCCCTAGGATTTCATGCTTTTGAAATCTTTAAACACTTAACATGGCAAATGCAAATTCTATGCACTATACAGGTATTTAAAACCCCAATTTTGAAATAATTCATTCAATTCACAAGCCAGAACTATGTCCTGTTGATCCATCCCTACATAATATGCAAATGCTTTTTCAACACAATCCATGATGATGGTGATTACCAAACTTATTACCATCATGAAAcaggagaagaaaaataaagaaaaatacatgGCAGATACAGATTGTATGCATCATACATGGAAATACATGTATATGCGTGAAAGCAGAAACTTACACGTCAGCTTGCATGTATACTTCAGAGCCAAGATTGACCATTGTCCTAAGACTGGTTACGCTATTTTTCTCCAGATTCTCTATGTTCTTTCGCAAATCTGAGCTATAAGTGCATACAGTCAAGTAACAAGCATCAACAACTTGGGTTTGCATTCAAAGTAGAGTTTATTCCCAATAAGTAGTTTCAGCTGAATGACAAAGATTATGATTCTGACCCAGCACCTAAGGAAGTCAAGGAAATAGGAAAAAAACTATATTCCACAAGAAATGTGATTGGATGAGCCAATGGCCCTTGGATCAAATGGCAATGCCTCCCCCATTAAAGTAGGGATGGATTGCTTGGTGATGGATCCAGTCCCTTGCAGGCATGCAAGTCATATTACCTGTCACACATACACAGTCTACACAGGCACAGGGGgaagggaaaaaagagaaaagatacAAAGTTTTTGAGTCTGATATGCTactatcacacacacacaacgaGATataaggaaaaagggaaaggatACAAAGTTTTCTGTTGTTCAAAGACTTTGTCCCTGCAAAATAAGAACATAAAAATAAGTGAACTACAAATGACTCTGTTGAAAGATTCAGTGCTTCTTCCCACTTCTCATATCACCATCAACATATTAACAGAGCACTACCCAATATATAGGGATTCGCCATTGAgaaactttttcttcttcaacttctcaattttgaaattataatgAAACCAAGTTAGACCAACTCAAGTGAATGAGTCAGAATGTCATGTTTCAAGTCAGGaatcaaattaacaaacacATATACCGCCTGAAACAAGATAACATCTCCTATATGAAagaataagatattttttgcaattatattttcCGAATTTAAAAACGTATCAATACCCACCCAAATAGCATTGTTTTGCTCCAAGGAGTGGCGCGGGTAGATATAATTTGAATTACTTCAACTGAAATAAGAAAGGCATAAGAGAAAACGCATACCGTTCGGCGATAGCCCGAACAAGATCTGGTTTCAAGCGTTTGTCAACAAATTCCTCATATCTCTGTACTTTCTCCTGGCGGAAGCTGTCCATTTCAGTCCTGTCACATATTTCAGTGAAGTTAGGGTTCCCCAAGAACTCACtgaaccagagagagagagagacggagagacagaaagagagagagagagagagagagagagagagagagagagactatgCTCAAATACGCATGCTCAAAGCAAGAGGAGTTCGACTGGCATTTTCCTTTCGAATACATAGCGAAGATATACGCTCCGTTTCTCCTAGCATACGCGtgcaaatattaaaagaaaaataataatattaaaagaaaaattatatttacagtcataaatCTACAAATCacctattctttttaaaaaaataaataaatataaaatttgcttaaaaatttattttttaataacaaacttaaactctattcttttttaaaatgagtacaTGTTATTTATACAACTTATTATTAtctgtatctaacattatttatattaaaaatatttaagaccGCATCACCATTTTATAATTAGACTGATTTGAATCGTTACTAAAGAAGAAATGAGTTGAGATCgtttataaatagattaaattaattaaaaataattttgagttaaaatattttatgaaatttgaaaaaaaaaagaaaagagaaaaaattttaaaaattgaatgaaaatattataaaattaaaataatgttagaaaataaatttttaaatattatttttattttaatatttgaaaaaattaaattattttttatattttatttaaaattttaaaaaaatataataattaagtaatgattagataaaaattaagtatttaaaattaaaaaatatttatatttatagtgtTTAAATGAGATAATATCACAATTTTCAATATTCTTTCTTAAATGCACAGGAGTAGCGCATCTCATTAACTTCAACCCAACAATAATTAGACGCGGGGAGTGGGGATCAACCACTTTGGAAACATGAGAAAAATGAGTACATACGTTCTAGCAACTAACTCAGTGCATAATGCCCACTTCACTTCCTTAGTTGCTTCGTGAATACTCAAAAATACCAAAACCAAATGATTTGCAGTcacttgtttttttctttttttttataagcatggCAATCACTTTTGCAACTATATTTGATTTATCAGCAATGTTAACATAAGTGTTGAGCTTAACATCTTTTTACTTTCCAAATAATGAAAATACAAGTCAACTAATTTTTGGAGGTAAGACGGAAGTGTCCTGCTCCAGTGTTGGTTGCTAATATTTCTTTCACGCATTTTATCAAACGGGTAAAATCTAAGAGCTCGGGTACAAGTTCCAACACCTCATCCAGAAAGTATATAACGCGGCTCGAAATCAGGTTAGACAAGTTTTGGACCCGATATTCAGACTAAATCGGCAGTAAAAAGGAATCCAAATCTGAAATGAAATGCAGAATGGTATGGTAAGCAGAGGAGAGAGTAATCCATAAAGTTTTGTCAATGTTAACTTTGCTCACCTCCTCAGCGTGCTTTCTGAACTGTAAAGAAGATGACAGGGGCTAGAGGCCTGGAAAGTGTGGCTAATATCTGAGATTACCACAAGCTcgttataaaatatttcattgtgGAGGTCTAGGTTCCTTCAAACAAATCCATGTACTTCCAATTGTTTGATCTTGTCTTCCTGCCTAAATTCAACGATACGTCGCTCCAATGCACAAAGTGCAAGCCTATCATAATACTTTGCAACGAGCGCTGCTACACAGCCgctcattattttgtttttaaatatttaaatattttgaaaaaataaaaataaaaaatacatcaacacacttaaaatcacttccttaatctataaaaaaaaattttccaagCAGTCAACTAGAGCGGTAAGGTTTGGGCAACAAAGTAGCTTTTTTCCTCTGCAATTTAGCACCACATTAATTATGCTATATTTGGGTATTCAGGTCATCTCCAATGATGAAACCAACAATTATTTTGAGGAATGCTAACTTTTCTATCGTGTgtcacatttatataaaataaaaaagtgattaaaaaatgatataattatatataaaattaaattttgataatttttaacataaacgtaaaaataaaattttaaaaacacaaaTGATATGTTTCAGATTTATGATTATAATGTTTCATAGAATAATATTtgtccaatattttttttttgtaatcaaatatttagaatttattttttcataaaaattatcaGTGATCTTTTAAAATGTCATCTTTCATTCAAGTGTATAAGttagtttattaaattttatgtaaaatctcGATAATTTTCTGTCACgttaaacatataaaaatataattgaaaccttaaataatcttttttctGCTCGATGACATTTTGAGGATAAAACCTCTCaacaatttttcatatagatcatcaatcataaatgatttttcttgtgttttcattttgaaatatgtttaactttatgagaagttgaaaaaagtaGTGGATCTTGACATGCTATAGGTGGCAGAAACAGTTTTCAAACAAAGTTAAAGAACTCACACTTGAATCAAGAGTTTGACTTGCTTCCAATGGAAACAGAATGAATGCATGTTGACAAGTAACTGAACTGACGAAATCGGTTGTGGTGAATAAACAGCTTAATCTCCTCTGTTTCTTCTTTACACGATAAAAACCAAAGGGATGGCACCCAAATCGTGCAATGTGCATCACTAAAATTTGCAAAGTTAGATTTTCAAAGGGAAAGAGATGATAAAGACCTGACCAGTTTAATATATTGTGTAGAACAATTACGGATGTTCCACGGAATTAGTACAAATGCCCTGTCTCGGTGAGGTTTCAAGTCATTCAAAAAAATCTGACGAGAAGATTTTCATCAAATGCACAAAACAAGATATCATGGAATTCTTTCACCCGTCTCTACACTTCATTATCCTAGTCTCCTAGACcaaagattttttctttagcattcAAACaagccataattttttttttctaacaagATCAATATGCAATAGtgatattatactattatcaagtaagctaaaattaaaaaatgaatccCCAGAAACAATAATTATCCATAGCTAAAAAGATTTTTGCTTGGCATTTCAATACTAAAAGAATATGTAGTCTATACAAATGAAGTTTAACTGATTTAGAAGACAATTATGTATCATCAACAATGACAGAAGTATATCCATTATACATTTGAAGTCAATATGATCGAAATTTCCAATATTTTTTGCAACAAAATATAGCTCCAGTAGAATTACAGAGCTTTTTGATGCCTTATTTCAATCCATATGCCTTGTTATCAGCAAGAAGCAACTTTATGTATTTGAGTCAAATATCCATCCAAGAATTGGGAACCACTAGAGGCTCATGCCTGCAATATGTATTCTTTATGAAGATGTACCCATGAGCCAATATATTGTTCCTCATCACTGGTGAGATAATGCAAATCCTAATTGTTTCATGGTGCTCCTCGTGTTATTCAATCAAAAGTATCCTATTGAGATAGGTAAACATCAGTGAATGACCATCCTTTCAGAAGAAACAACCATTGTTTCTAGTATTGAGCGGCCTTCACCGTCCAAAGCTTCCATGTTGGAAGATCTACAGCTGAAGTAGAAAACTGCACTCATCATAGAATCAAGGAGCACCACAAAGGAATACATGATCACTAAAAGAGGCCCTTCCCATATCCTTGAAGACCCATCTCCATAGCTCAGTGTCTTCACTCTGTGCTCAAACAATCCCTCAATAAAGGCCATCCCAATTGTGGATCCAAGAAATATCAAAAGACCCACTTGAGTCtggcccttaatcaacacactAGACCGCAGCATTGCCTGCGGTCCCGAAACATCCTCCAACACTGAGATCACAATAGCAATGTTGCATATAATGATTGCATTGGCAAAAATAACAGAGAAAACAAGCCCAGCCATCATAGCAGCATAGACAATCAGATCCGGTGAAAACCTAAATACAGCAAATGCACTGCACACAACATCAAGTAGAACAAAAAACAATGTGACACAACCAACAATCAACATGCACACCCACACATACGTCAAAAGTAGCCGCCTCCAAATCTTGGCAATGATCACATAAAATTTGGTCGCATCAAATTTTTTCCTCGAATAACTACAATCTACGGAGTAAACCACGGCAGCTTTTGATAACAATGACAGAGTGATGTACAAAGGGAAGCACGTAACGGATGAAACAATCATCTCTGCGAAGTGTTGGCACGACTGTTTGACAAAAGGCCTAAGAGGCAGTCCACTGGACTTGGCCACCAACAGAAGCCTGACAGTCAGTCTCTTCACAATGGACCGATTCACTAACACATTCGATAAAAGTACAGCAGCAACGGGGCAAATGAGCAATGCGGTGATCATTATCAATCCAGACGAATTGTAGCGGAGAATCCTAATGGATTCTCTCAAGATCTCCAGGGCATTCATTGAACGGAACTGGTAATTAGACCCAGTAACGTCATCAGACGATTCCATCTCGAGGTTTCGCAAATGGGTATCTTCGGATCCATCTTTTTTCAAGTGATCCAACCTATTTCTAGGGGATGTTCCACTAGAAACTTCGATTTCCATCAAGTTTGTTTCCATAAAATACTCAACAACTTCCAGAGACATAAACGATATGAAAGAGTTATAGCTAGCTCTGTATGGCAATGTACATATAATGAAAATAAGATCCGAGGAGGTGAAAGCGGTGAAAGAAAGTGACTGCCACGCAATTTACAAAGGTACAGTACCTGAAAATATGGGTTTGGCGGCGATGATCATGGATGGCAGGTCATGTTGGAAGGCAAGGTCACGAAGAGTGAAGGCCCAAAAGAATGTCAAGAACGGGTTTCATATGGCGGAAAATCACAGGTgagatttggaagaaaagaatttATGCGAGGCGTGTGGCGTTTGGCGTTCTGACTTCTGAGCAGTGAGAGTGCGAGATCTTGGTTCATTAGACTAATTTTTTGCGTCAACTGTTAATTCCAGGGGCCCCAAAAATCTGCATGGATGGATGAGATCTTGGGTCTTGAAATGGGCTTCGCTTATGTCTAAACAATTCATTGAAATTATCATGACATGATAAATTCGATGATCTTCTTATTGAATGTAAGCTCAATTTATCACGAATTAGTGTATAGTTTGCTAagattatagaaaataatttaaataacaatTTATTGTGTTGCTTTTTCTTCCAAACAATTTAGAAATGATACTTAGAGTCGTGAATATAATCacacaatcatttttaaaaaataaataaatataaaattcacgtgaaataaaaaattaatttttttaataatagacctcatttttttttcaaactgaCTATGCGGCATTTACACACTTtacaattatatgtaatattactcgtTATATATTATCACGCTTAACGtaatacattatatttattttgcaatcaaattaattaaattaaatcatgaCGGATTACATTCAATCATGTAAGTATGCAGATTTTTTTGTATAAGATTACTCTCGCAAGTATTGATACTTAGAATCTTGACGTAGAAACTTACTACATtagttaatattaaaaatatatatatattctaactttattttataactgtaaCATGTCTTCATAATAAGTAGTGTATTTACCCGGAAAACTTGTAAATACATAACTCATTCAAAATCTCTAAAAAGCACTCAAAGTTGAATATTGATTTTCCTATGGCAGTGTAGGTCTCATttgttacacagatgagataagaaatatgtgaattatagtgaaattatttgtgaatagtagtgaatgatttgaattaatatgttttatgagattttaagaaatgaggaaaaaaaaattgaataaaaatattataaaatttaaatattgttagaatataatttttgttttgagattttaaaaagttaaattatttgttatattttgtttggaaactttgaaaaattgtaatgattcagtaataattagatgaaaaaaattaaaaaaaaaatgaaattaaaaatgcttgtgtttgaatgatgtttggatgttgagataaaataagatgggTTGAGACCATCTATAAAACCAAACAGCCGTAATCTTGTAGTTAGTTGTggatcaaatttaaaatttcatttttggagtctcattaatattataattatccaAAATAATTACATTTTGGGTTAGATGTTGAAGTATTTTAAGTTCTTGTATTAGATTTAGGTTTTCATAAGATTTTGGgtaaattttaaataacaaaaaagcCAAGAATAAtgcaacttttataaatttttctaaacaaaaaaaaaaatgattattttatttggtaGTTAAGgggttatatattttaaattgtctaggactaaaaaataattttatatttttaaagttaaggataaatgaattttttagaaataataaataaataaataaatgcggGGTGGTGGCCTACCCTGGAATCCATCCGTAGATTCCCTATCTCATTGGCTTTGTACGAGAGCTATTCAAGGACTGTCTCCATACTTCGTTTCATAATTCCCACTAAGAAAAATTGGACCTTATTAAATTGGTAAGGTTTATACTTTAttgcatataaaaaattaacattgttatttatttttatttatatttttttgtaatatgtTTTAAATCATTTATATGGTtatcacttaaataaataacCACTTAAAAATTATGACACGTGGTTGGGTAAGGGcctggttattttattatttgatggtTCTAGCAATACAAGCTCATTAGTTGccatatgaaaataaaacattaatgttagatatagttataaattGTGTAATTAAGTgtcgtatattttttttaaaaaagaatagagtttactattacaaaattaatatcttttacgtcgatctcatatttattcatt from Carya illinoinensis cultivar Pawnee chromosome 6, C.illinoinensisPawnee_v1, whole genome shotgun sequence includes:
- the LOC122313478 gene encoding uncharacterized protein LOC122313478 isoform X1; the encoded protein is MAEGILLQDLYEDFHSFKKTTENHMQNTESQFHTIRVEIQAMRRQMEAMMQEFSSLASDMDKEINAISAGPSNQGENSRQQQLITSNIFDGGRDLLDPYHGIFKVFKQSFMEWQDLIAREEEESAVEMEETVAVPLPTVPINVENLRGFEREILSLHAAAKPESMLVGELSLTHKKYC
- the LOC122312463 gene encoding uncharacterized protein LOC122312463, which codes for MSLEVVEYFMETNLMEIEVSSGTSPRNRLDHLKKDGSEDTHLRNLEMESSDDVTGSNYQFRSMNALEILRESIRILRYNSSGLIMITALLICPVAAVLLSNVLVNRSIVKRLTVRLLLVAKSSGLPLRPFVKQSCQHFAEMIVSSVTCFPLYITLSLLSKAAVVYSVDCSYSRKKFDATKFYVIIAKIWRRLLLTYVWVCMLIVGCVTLFFVLLDVVCSAFAVFRFSPDLIVYAAMMAGLVFSVIFANAIIICNIAIVISVLEDVSGPQAMLRSSVLIKGQTQVGLLIFLGSTIGMAFIEGLFEHRVKTLSYGDGSSRIWEGPLLVIMYSFVVLLDSMMSAVFYFSCRSSNMEALDGEGRSILETMVVSSERMVIH
- the LOC122313479 gene encoding protein UXT homolog isoform X2 — translated: MQTQVVDACYLTVCTYSSDLRKNIENLEKNSVTSLRTMVNLGSEVYMQADVPDTRHIFVDIGLGFHVEFTWSEALNFISLREEKLARQIEEYTRLIASIKAHIKLVCEGIRELLQLPADGSLQGPVF
- the LOC122313479 gene encoding protein UXT homolog isoform X1; its protein translation is MDSFRQEKVQRYEEFVDKRLKPDLVRAIAERDKVFEQQKTFSDLRKNIENLEKNSVTSLRTMVNLGSEVYMQADVPDTRHIFVDIGLGFHVEFTWSEALNFISLREEKLARQIEEYTRLIASIKAHIKLVCEGIRELLQLPADGSLQGPVF
- the LOC122313478 gene encoding uncharacterized protein LOC122313478 isoform X2, with the protein product MAEGILLQDLYEDFHSFKKTTENHMQNTESQFHTIRVEIQAMRRQMEAMMQEFSSLASDMDKEINAISAGPSNQGENSRQQQLITSNIFDGGRDLLDPYHGIFKVFKQSFMEWQDLIAREEEESAVEMEETVAVPLPTVPINVENLRD